The Corallococcus caeni region GACACGGGGCTGGGGCCGCACTTCGAGCGCATCGCGGAGCGCTTCGGGCCCATGCGCCTGTCGGTGCTGCCCATCGGCGCGTTCCGCCCGCGCGTCCTGCACGCGGTGCACATGGGGCCGGAGGACGCGCTGAAGGCGCACCGCGTGCTGCGCTCGAGCACGTCCGTGGCGATGCACTACGGCACCTTCCCCATGGCGTGGGACGGCCAGGACGAAGCGAAGTACCTGCTCTTGCGGTTGCTGATGCGCGAAGAGGTGCGGCCGCGCTTCTGGGCGCTCGGCTTCGGCGAGGGCCGGGACGTGCCGCCGCTGTCACCGGGGACTGACGGACGGGCCGATGCCGGACGCTGAAGGGGCGATGCCGCCGGAGGTGGAGGCGAAGGAGAAGATGGACCGGGCGCGCGCGTGCATCCGCTCGGGCGACCTGGACGAGGCGATTCCCCTCTGTGACGAGGTGTACCGACGCTTCACGCTGTCGAAGTCACCGGCGCTCCAGCTCCAGGTGGCGCGGGCGCTGGGGCACCGGGGCGCGGCGCTTTCGGAGAAGGGGATGTTCCGCGAGGCGCTCGTCCACTTCGACGAGGTGGAGCGCCGCTTCTGGAGTCCGCGCAGGCCCGAGCTGTGGGAGGGCATCGCGTGGGGGATGCTGTACCGGGCCCGCGTGCTCCTGGAGATGAACCAGGAGCCCATGTGCAGCAACTGGCTGGAGCGGTTGCTGAGCCGCTTCGGGGCCTCCGCGCAGCGGCCCGACCTGCGCGTTCCGGTGGAGATGGCGCGCACGGCGGTGCTCGCCGCCCACAACCAGGCGGAGCGGTTCGAGGCGTCGCTGAGCCTGTCCGAGGAACTCCTGAAGGAGTACGACGGAAAGGAGGATCCGTTCCTGGTGGAGCAGACGGCGGTGGCGCTGCTGCAGCGGGCCATCGCACTCCAGGGGCTGGGGCACGTGGATGAAGCGCTGGAGGCGTTCGACGAGGTGGACGTGCGCTACAGCGAGGACCCGGACCCGAGGTTGAGAGCCCTGGTCTCCACCGCGCTCATGGGCCGGGCCATCGTGTTGCTCCGGGAGGAGTTCCTGCCCGAAGCGCTCTCCGCGCTGGACGCCATCCTCGAACACGCCGGCCCGAACCCGAGCCGGCGGCTGCTGGAGCCCGTGAACTTCGCGAAGTTCCACCACGAGGTCGTCGAGCGCGAGCTGCGACTCGAACGTGAGCGGAGGGCCCGGAGGCCGAAGCCCCCGCCCCTTGCCAGGCCGAAGCCGCGTTAGCCCGGAGGCGGAAGCAACTTCCAGAGCCAGCCCAGCCGCAGGTCGCGCTCCTCGAAGGGCGGGGCGCGGATGAGGTCGTCTTCCTCGCCGTAGACGCCCACCTCCACCCAGAGCCCGTCCCGCAGCTCGCTCACGGTGAGCGTGCGCACGTCCAGATCGATGAACCACAGGTGCTTGATGCCGATGCGTGCGTAGAACGGCCGTTTGATGCGCGTGTCGTAGGCCCGCGTGGACGGTGACAGGATTTCGCACGCCCAGTCGGGGACATCGGTCCACTGTCCCTTGGGGAAGGTGGGCACCCGCTCGCGCCGCCAGCCCGCGAGATCCGGACTGAACTCCGGAGAGCCGCCCACCCGGATGCCGGGCTCGGTCATGAGCCACCAGCCGCCCGGTCCTTCCTCGCCCAATTGGAAGGCCTCATCCAACTCCCGGAAGAGCCTCAGTTCGAAATAGCCATGCGCGGCGCGCGGCCGCGCCTGCGTATACAGCGTCCCATCGATGATCTCGCCCACCACGCCCTCGGGCAGGGCCTCGATGTCAGCGAAGGTCGCCGGACCTTCGAGTGGTTTCGCGCCATAGGCCATGCCCGGAGTGTGGAGTTAGCAGCACCGTCTGACAAGCAGGCGGCACCGCGCCTGCTACTCCGGCTGCGCGATGATCAACGTCTGCAACGGCAGATGCCGGATGGG contains the following coding sequences:
- a CDS encoding tetratricopeptide repeat protein, yielding MPDAEGAMPPEVEAKEKMDRARACIRSGDLDEAIPLCDEVYRRFTLSKSPALQLQVARALGHRGAALSEKGMFREALVHFDEVERRFWSPRRPELWEGIAWGMLYRARVLLEMNQEPMCSNWLERLLSRFGASAQRPDLRVPVEMARTAVLAAHNQAERFEASLSLSEELLKEYDGKEDPFLVEQTAVALLQRAIALQGLGHVDEALEAFDEVDVRYSEDPDPRLRALVSTALMGRAIVLLREEFLPEALSALDAILEHAGPNPSRRLLEPVNFAKFHHEVVERELRLERERRARRPKPPPLARPKPR
- a CDS encoding Uma2 family endonuclease — translated: MAYGAKPLEGPATFADIEALPEGVVGEIIDGTLYTQARPRAAHGYFELRLFRELDEAFQLGEEGPGGWWLMTEPGIRVGGSPEFSPDLAGWRRERVPTFPKGQWTDVPDWACEILSPSTRAYDTRIKRPFYARIGIKHLWFIDLDVRTLTVSELRDGLWVEVGVYGEEDDLIRAPPFEERDLRLGWLWKLLPPPG